Proteins encoded by one window of Hylaeus volcanicus isolate JK05 chromosome 7, UHH_iyHylVolc1.0_haploid, whole genome shotgun sequence:
- the LOC128879246 gene encoding sodium channel protein Nach-like isoform X1 translates to MRSVCIFTYDGRFLNDKIQLGKRILGRQYPKSKPVDTWNSCDPVDYDMKYNYKPSLRDVRHSLRYRAKEYLLENTLHGVPFFVDPTRPKWERVTWFLLTIASLAAILVVIAIIWNKFQTEPTITGLDIRTEHINIDFPPIFICFEWAQLNHSRLRENEMYIYEQLYNWIWGKNIDLRVFDTAYQNTHNFHSTFEMMAPNCDDVIRNCSYKGIKGSCDTLFMKVLTSVGACCKFKAVEPLTIMDTAWSLQFETLIYPWRLYVSQNIDATPKPGERPLVNPYFPIDIEFIVDITHATSDIRYLTLRQRECYYKRDGVNLNDCEFNCFIEKLLDRCNCLPWFLSFTDKTECPLSKYACLNDSRIEMTQCDCWLSCNHTSYSVKGIVKEQRNVNRIILKNWPTAVYKREMRFGYMDLVVSFGGIASLFLGYSLLTTVEMGYYFSLRTYCGAVIQSSRKVHNIVTVHVVGKVSHKVDADVQPKYYQYLN, encoded by the exons ATGAGGAGTGTTTGTATTTTCACATACGACGGCCGATTCTTAAACGACAAGATACAACTGGGAAAACGTATACTCGGAAGACAATACCC taAAAGTAAACCAGTTGATACCTGGAATTCGTGTGATCCGGTTGATTACGATATGAAGTATAACTACAAACCGTCGTTGAGAGACGTGCGCCACAGTTTGAGGTATCGCGCGAAGGAATATCTTTTGGAGAATACCCTGCACGGTGTCCCGTTTTTCGTGGATCCTACGCGACCCAAATGGGAAAG AGTAACATGGTTCCTTTTGACGATTGCATCGCTGGCAGCAATTTTGGTTGTCATCGCTATAATTTGgaacaaatttcaaacagAACCAACTATAACCGGATTGGATATAAGGACGGAACATATTAATATCGATTTCcctccaatttttatttgtttcgaatGGGCTCAACTGAATCACTCTCGTTTACGCgag aatgaaatgtacatatatgaaCAACTATACAATTGGATTTGGGGaaaaaacatcgatttaaGAGTGTTCGACACAGCTTATCAAAATACACACAATTTCCATAGTACGTTTGAGATGATGGCACCTAACTGCGATGATGTTATCAGAAACTGTTCATACAA aggaATAAAAGGATCATGCGATACATTGTTTATGAAAGTTCTTACTTCTGTGGGTGCCTGTTGTAAATTCAAAGCGGTGGAACCTCTTACAATCATGGATACCGCGTGGAGTCTTCAGTTCGAGACTTTAATCTATCCTTGGAG GCTTTACGTGTCTCAAAACATCGACGCGACCCCGAAACCAGGTGAAAGACCGTTAGTAAATCCTTACTTTCCTATAGACATTGAATTTATTGTCGACATAACGCACGCTACTTCTGATATTCGCTACTTAACCCTCAGACAACGTGAATGTTATTACAAACGTGACGGTGTAAATCTAAACGACTGCGAATTCAATTGTTTTATCGAGAAACTACTCGATCGTTGTAATTGTCTGCCATGGTTTTTATCGTTTACCGATAAGACAGAATGCCCGCTTTCAAAGTACGCCTGCCTAAATGATTCTAGGATCGAAATGACCCAATGTGATTGCTGGCTCTCTTGCAACCATACGTCGTACAGTGTTAAAGGGATCGTAAAAGAGCAACGTAACGTTAACCGAATTATCTTGAAAAACTGGCCGACAGCTGTTTATAAGAGAGAAATGCGATTTGGTTATATGGATTTAGTTGTATCATTTGGTGGAATTGCAAGTCTCTTTTTGGGGTATTCTTTGTTGACAACTGTAGAAATGGGGTATTATTTTAGTCTCAGAACTTATTGCGGAGCGGTGATTCAGTCGTCTCGTAAAGTACATAATATCGTAACTGTACACGTAGTGGGCAAAGTTTCGCATAAAGTGGACGCAGATGTTCAACcgaaatattatcaatatcttaattaa
- the LOC128879246 gene encoding sodium channel protein Nach-like isoform X3, with translation MKYNYKPSLRDVRHSLRYRAKEYLLENTLHGVPFFVDPTRPKWERVTWFLLTIASLAAILVVIAIIWNKFQTEPTITGLDIRTEHINIDFPPIFICFEWAQLNHSRLRENEMYIYEQLYNWIWGKNIDLRVFDTAYQNTHNFHSTFEMMAPNCDDVIRNCSYKGIKGSCDTLFMKVLTSVGACCKFKAVEPLTIMDTAWSLQFETLIYPWRLYVSQNIDATPKPGERPLVNPYFPIDIEFIVDITHATSDIRYLTLRQRECYYKRDGVNLNDCEFNCFIEKLLDRCNCLPWFLSFTDKTECPLSKYACLNDSRIEMTQCDCWLSCNHTSYSVKGIVKEQRNVNRIILKNWPTAVYKREMRFGYMDLVVSFGGIASLFLGYSLLTTVEMGYYFSLRTYCGAVIQSSRKVHNIVTVHVVGKVSHKVDADVQPKYYQYLN, from the exons ATGAAGTATAACTACAAACCGTCGTTGAGAGACGTGCGCCACAGTTTGAGGTATCGCGCGAAGGAATATCTTTTGGAGAATACCCTGCACGGTGTCCCGTTTTTCGTGGATCCTACGCGACCCAAATGGGAAAG AGTAACATGGTTCCTTTTGACGATTGCATCGCTGGCAGCAATTTTGGTTGTCATCGCTATAATTTGgaacaaatttcaaacagAACCAACTATAACCGGATTGGATATAAGGACGGAACATATTAATATCGATTTCcctccaatttttatttgtttcgaatGGGCTCAACTGAATCACTCTCGTTTACGCgag aatgaaatgtacatatatgaaCAACTATACAATTGGATTTGGGGaaaaaacatcgatttaaGAGTGTTCGACACAGCTTATCAAAATACACACAATTTCCATAGTACGTTTGAGATGATGGCACCTAACTGCGATGATGTTATCAGAAACTGTTCATACAA aggaATAAAAGGATCATGCGATACATTGTTTATGAAAGTTCTTACTTCTGTGGGTGCCTGTTGTAAATTCAAAGCGGTGGAACCTCTTACAATCATGGATACCGCGTGGAGTCTTCAGTTCGAGACTTTAATCTATCCTTGGAG GCTTTACGTGTCTCAAAACATCGACGCGACCCCGAAACCAGGTGAAAGACCGTTAGTAAATCCTTACTTTCCTATAGACATTGAATTTATTGTCGACATAACGCACGCTACTTCTGATATTCGCTACTTAACCCTCAGACAACGTGAATGTTATTACAAACGTGACGGTGTAAATCTAAACGACTGCGAATTCAATTGTTTTATCGAGAAACTACTCGATCGTTGTAATTGTCTGCCATGGTTTTTATCGTTTACCGATAAGACAGAATGCCCGCTTTCAAAGTACGCCTGCCTAAATGATTCTAGGATCGAAATGACCCAATGTGATTGCTGGCTCTCTTGCAACCATACGTCGTACAGTGTTAAAGGGATCGTAAAAGAGCAACGTAACGTTAACCGAATTATCTTGAAAAACTGGCCGACAGCTGTTTATAAGAGAGAAATGCGATTTGGTTATATGGATTTAGTTGTATCATTTGGTGGAATTGCAAGTCTCTTTTTGGGGTATTCTTTGTTGACAACTGTAGAAATGGGGTATTATTTTAGTCTCAGAACTTATTGCGGAGCGGTGATTCAGTCGTCTCGTAAAGTACATAATATCGTAACTGTACACGTAGTGGGCAAAGTTTCGCATAAAGTGGACGCAGATGTTCAACcgaaatattatcaatatcttaattaa
- the LOC128879246 gene encoding uncharacterized protein LOC128879246 isoform X2, with amino-acid sequence MRSVCIFTYDGRFLNDKIQLGKRILGRQYPKSKPVDTWNSCDPVDYDMKYNYKPSLRDVRHSLRYRAKEYLLENTLHGVPFFVDPTRPKWERVTWFLLTIASLAAILVVIAIIWNKFQTEPTITGLDIRTEHINIDFPPIFICFEWAQLNHSRLRENEMYIYEQLYNWIWGKNIDLRVFDTAYQNTHNFHSTFEMMAPNCDDVIRNCSYKGIKGSCDTLFMKVLTSVGACCKFKAVEPLTIMDTAWSLQFETLIYPWRLYVSQNIDATPKPGERPQRECYYKRDGVNLNDCEFNCFIEKLLDRCNCLPWFLSFTDKTECPLSKYACLNDSRIEMTQCDCWLSCNHTSYSVKGIVKEQRNVNRIILKNWPTAVYKREMRFGYMDLVVSFGGIASLFLGYSLLTTVEMGYYFSLRTYCGAVIQSSRKVHNIVTVHVVGKVSHKVDADVQPKYYQYLN; translated from the exons ATGAGGAGTGTTTGTATTTTCACATACGACGGCCGATTCTTAAACGACAAGATACAACTGGGAAAACGTATACTCGGAAGACAATACCC taAAAGTAAACCAGTTGATACCTGGAATTCGTGTGATCCGGTTGATTACGATATGAAGTATAACTACAAACCGTCGTTGAGAGACGTGCGCCACAGTTTGAGGTATCGCGCGAAGGAATATCTTTTGGAGAATACCCTGCACGGTGTCCCGTTTTTCGTGGATCCTACGCGACCCAAATGGGAAAG AGTAACATGGTTCCTTTTGACGATTGCATCGCTGGCAGCAATTTTGGTTGTCATCGCTATAATTTGgaacaaatttcaaacagAACCAACTATAACCGGATTGGATATAAGGACGGAACATATTAATATCGATTTCcctccaatttttatttgtttcgaatGGGCTCAACTGAATCACTCTCGTTTACGCgag aatgaaatgtacatatatgaaCAACTATACAATTGGATTTGGGGaaaaaacatcgatttaaGAGTGTTCGACACAGCTTATCAAAATACACACAATTTCCATAGTACGTTTGAGATGATGGCACCTAACTGCGATGATGTTATCAGAAACTGTTCATACAA aggaATAAAAGGATCATGCGATACATTGTTTATGAAAGTTCTTACTTCTGTGGGTGCCTGTTGTAAATTCAAAGCGGTGGAACCTCTTACAATCATGGATACCGCGTGGAGTCTTCAGTTCGAGACTTTAATCTATCCTTGGAG GCTTTACGTGTCTCAAAACATCGACGCGACCCCGAAACCAGGTGAAAGACC ACAACGTGAATGTTATTACAAACGTGACGGTGTAAATCTAAACGACTGCGAATTCAATTGTTTTATCGAGAAACTACTCGATCGTTGTAATTGTCTGCCATGGTTTTTATCGTTTACCGATAAGACAGAATGCCCGCTTTCAAAGTACGCCTGCCTAAATGATTCTAGGATCGAAATGACCCAATGTGATTGCTGGCTCTCTTGCAACCATACGTCGTACAGTGTTAAAGGGATCGTAAAAGAGCAACGTAACGTTAACCGAATTATCTTGAAAAACTGGCCGACAGCTGTTTATAAGAGAGAAATGCGATTTGGTTATATGGATTTAGTTGTATCATTTGGTGGAATTGCAAGTCTCTTTTTGGGGTATTCTTTGTTGACAACTGTAGAAATGGGGTATTATTTTAGTCTCAGAACTTATTGCGGAGCGGTGATTCAGTCGTCTCGTAAAGTACATAATATCGTAACTGTACACGTAGTGGGCAAAGTTTCGCATAAAGTGGACGCAGATGTTCAACcgaaatattatcaatatcttaattaa
- the LOC128879246 gene encoding sodium channel protein Nach-like isoform X4, which yields MYRVTWFLLTIASLAAILVVIAIIWNKFQTEPTITGLDIRTEHINIDFPPIFICFEWAQLNHSRLRENEMYIYEQLYNWIWGKNIDLRVFDTAYQNTHNFHSTFEMMAPNCDDVIRNCSYKGIKGSCDTLFMKVLTSVGACCKFKAVEPLTIMDTAWSLQFETLIYPWRLYVSQNIDATPKPGERPLVNPYFPIDIEFIVDITHATSDIRYLTLRQRECYYKRDGVNLNDCEFNCFIEKLLDRCNCLPWFLSFTDKTECPLSKYACLNDSRIEMTQCDCWLSCNHTSYSVKGIVKEQRNVNRIILKNWPTAVYKREMRFGYMDLVVSFGGIASLFLGYSLLTTVEMGYYFSLRTYCGAVIQSSRKVHNIVTVHVVGKVSHKVDADVQPKYYQYLN from the exons ATGTACAGAGTAACATGGTTCCTTTTGACGATTGCATCGCTGGCAGCAATTTTGGTTGTCATCGCTATAATTTGgaacaaatttcaaacagAACCAACTATAACCGGATTGGATATAAGGACGGAACATATTAATATCGATTTCcctccaatttttatttgtttcgaatGGGCTCAACTGAATCACTCTCGTTTACGCgag aatgaaatgtacatatatgaaCAACTATACAATTGGATTTGGGGaaaaaacatcgatttaaGAGTGTTCGACACAGCTTATCAAAATACACACAATTTCCATAGTACGTTTGAGATGATGGCACCTAACTGCGATGATGTTATCAGAAACTGTTCATACAA aggaATAAAAGGATCATGCGATACATTGTTTATGAAAGTTCTTACTTCTGTGGGTGCCTGTTGTAAATTCAAAGCGGTGGAACCTCTTACAATCATGGATACCGCGTGGAGTCTTCAGTTCGAGACTTTAATCTATCCTTGGAG GCTTTACGTGTCTCAAAACATCGACGCGACCCCGAAACCAGGTGAAAGACCGTTAGTAAATCCTTACTTTCCTATAGACATTGAATTTATTGTCGACATAACGCACGCTACTTCTGATATTCGCTACTTAACCCTCAGACAACGTGAATGTTATTACAAACGTGACGGTGTAAATCTAAACGACTGCGAATTCAATTGTTTTATCGAGAAACTACTCGATCGTTGTAATTGTCTGCCATGGTTTTTATCGTTTACCGATAAGACAGAATGCCCGCTTTCAAAGTACGCCTGCCTAAATGATTCTAGGATCGAAATGACCCAATGTGATTGCTGGCTCTCTTGCAACCATACGTCGTACAGTGTTAAAGGGATCGTAAAAGAGCAACGTAACGTTAACCGAATTATCTTGAAAAACTGGCCGACAGCTGTTTATAAGAGAGAAATGCGATTTGGTTATATGGATTTAGTTGTATCATTTGGTGGAATTGCAAGTCTCTTTTTGGGGTATTCTTTGTTGACAACTGTAGAAATGGGGTATTATTTTAGTCTCAGAACTTATTGCGGAGCGGTGATTCAGTCGTCTCGTAAAGTACATAATATCGTAACTGTACACGTAGTGGGCAAAGTTTCGCATAAAGTGGACGCAGATGTTCAACcgaaatattatcaatatcttaattaa